In the Sphingomonas sp. LM7 genome, one interval contains:
- a CDS encoding ABC transporter ATP-binding protein: MNALAGDRPLSDLELEEKLAKKALDRGMLRRLWPLLHPVRRLVTAVIAIELVQVLAIFARPLLIGLVIDSALQPFDARLVALACFGLAATWTLRFALGGLSQYFAGSAATELLGAIRSRVFAHVQSLSVSYFDRTKAGRIMSRADRDVDTLEPMLIQCPPQFLSAVLRLVLAAILLWVIAPTLLIGLAAVVPILLLATVAFKRLAQRSWGRVAENRSRFTAHLVETVAGVRLIKQVGREAENLTRYRGLLRDFNTALVAGSARSGWFAPFTGLLTTAGLALTLVIGGRGIALGTLTLGELTQSLFYVFLFLAPLQEFSDLFERFANGSACAQRIFLLLDTEPEVRDVSDALDLPRLKGEIHFRDVGFGYHPGRPVIRDLDLHIAPGEVLAIVGPTGHGKSTLVQLLTRFYDVDTGAVLLDGHDIRTVSEASLRRQVGVVLQDNVLFGGTVLDNLRLAKPGVSDTELIGAAGELGADEVLRALPHGYHTAVGPLGANLSQGQRQLVCLVRAYLADPVVLVLDEATSAVDISTERRIQAALRRLCHGRTALIIAHRLATIRDADRIAVIRDGAIVELGSHERLIGLGGPYADLYGAYGNSRIALIEA, encoded by the coding sequence ATGAACGCGCTCGCGGGCGATCGCCCGCTCTCCGATCTCGAGCTCGAAGAGAAGCTCGCCAAAAAGGCGCTCGACCGCGGCATGCTCCGTCGCCTGTGGCCGTTGCTCCACCCGGTCCGCCGGCTGGTCACCGCGGTGATCGCAATCGAGCTGGTGCAGGTGCTCGCAATCTTCGCCCGCCCGTTGCTGATCGGGCTGGTGATCGACAGCGCGCTCCAGCCTTTCGACGCCCGCCTCGTCGCGCTCGCCTGCTTCGGGCTCGCCGCCACCTGGACGCTGCGCTTCGCACTCGGCGGCCTCTCGCAATATTTCGCTGGCAGCGCCGCCACCGAATTGCTGGGCGCAATCCGCAGCCGCGTCTTCGCCCATGTCCAGTCGCTCAGCGTCAGCTATTTCGATCGCACCAAGGCCGGCCGGATCATGTCGCGCGCCGACCGGGACGTCGACACGCTCGAACCGATGCTCATCCAATGCCCGCCGCAATTCCTGTCGGCGGTGCTGCGGCTGGTATTGGCGGCGATACTGCTCTGGGTGATCGCCCCCACCCTGCTTATCGGCCTAGCAGCAGTAGTGCCCATACTTCTGCTCGCGACTGTCGCGTTCAAGCGGCTCGCGCAGCGCAGCTGGGGCCGCGTCGCCGAAAACCGCAGCCGCTTCACTGCGCATCTCGTAGAGACCGTTGCCGGCGTCCGCCTGATCAAGCAGGTCGGGCGCGAGGCGGAGAATCTGACCCGCTACCGCGGCCTCCTTCGCGACTTCAACACCGCGCTGGTCGCCGGCAGCGCACGCTCAGGCTGGTTCGCGCCATTCACCGGGCTGCTTACCACAGCGGGTCTCGCGCTCACCCTCGTCATCGGCGGCCGCGGCATCGCGCTCGGCACGCTTACCCTCGGTGAGCTCACCCAGAGCCTGTTCTACGTCTTCTTGTTCCTCGCCCCGCTCCAGGAATTCAGTGACCTTTTCGAGCGTTTCGCCAATGGCTCAGCCTGCGCCCAGCGCATCTTCCTGTTGCTCGATACCGAACCGGAGGTACGCGACGTCTCCGACGCGCTCGATCTTCCGCGCCTCAAGGGCGAAATCCACTTCCGCGACGTCGGCTTCGGCTATCATCCCGGCCGACCGGTGATCCGCGACCTCGATCTACACATCGCCCCCGGCGAGGTGCTCGCGATCGTCGGCCCCACCGGGCACGGCAAGAGCACGCTCGTCCAGCTGCTGACGCGCTTCTACGATGTCGATACCGGCGCGGTGCTGCTCGACGGCCACGACATCCGCACCGTCTCCGAAGCCAGCCTGCGCCGGCAGGTCGGCGTCGTGCTGCAGGACAATGTCCTGTTCGGCGGCACCGTGCTCGACAATCTCCGCCTCGCCAAGCCCGGCGTCAGCGATACCGAACTCATCGGCGCTGCCGGCGAGCTCGGCGCCGACGAAGTGCTCCGCGCGCTCCCCCATGGCTATCACACCGCGGTCGGCCCGCTCGGCGCGAACCTCAGCCAGGGCCAGCGCCAGCTCGTCTGCCTCGTCCGCGCCTATCTCGCGGATCCGGTCGTCCTCGTCCTCGACGAAGCAACCTCCGCAGTCGATATCAGCACCGAACGGCGGATCCAGGCCGCGCTGCGCCGTCTCTGCCATGGCCGCACGGCGCTGATCATCGCGCACCGTCTCGCCACGATCCGCGACGCCGATCGCATCGCCGTCATCCGCGACGGTGCGATCGTTGAACTGGGAAGCCATGAGCGATTGATCGGCCTGGGCGGCCCCTATGCGGACCTGTACGGGGCATATGGCAATTCACGGATCGCTCTCATTGAAGCCTGA
- a CDS encoding GMC family oxidoreductase — protein sequence MASTNRFDAIVIGSGVSGGFAAKELTEKGLRVLMLDRGVMVEHGEGYPYDGKPAYEIPARNIMPKPLTDSDYFIARHGYVAPSNQKFYNDDRLNPYAFDEGDKFYWIRPGAVGGKSLIWGRWSFRWAPEDFDANKRDGIDGEWPIGYDDVAPWYSYVEKYIGVSGSRENLPYLPDSEFQPPIPMNVAEKWLKQNLESKFPGRKLINTRLSNMTEDKPEQNRTKCQFRNQCSNGCSFGAYFSTQAVTLPAARATGRLTLRSDAVVTNLEYDAAKKRVTGVRFIDAKTRQAEVINADLVFLCASAMASTQILMNSRAPGSGRSHFDASGTLGKYVMDHIFRVGIQGEIPGMTDLIEYGRRPGGVYIPRFRNIGGNEDVGFKRGYGYQGGARRDPASPVGFGASMKHGMRKYGGWKFGMGAFGECLPYKDNSVSLHAGKVDRFGVPLMRFDVRFRDNELKMMADARTQGEAMLKAAGLLNVTSSEDEHVPGDAIHEMGGARMGVDPGKSVLNGWSQAHDAPNLYVTDGAQMASVSCVNPSLTFMALTARAADHAVKGLRGGAG from the coding sequence ATGGCTTCGACCAACAGGTTCGATGCGATCGTCATCGGTTCGGGCGTCAGCGGCGGTTTCGCCGCCAAGGAACTGACCGAAAAGGGACTGCGCGTGCTGATGCTAGACCGCGGCGTGATGGTCGAGCATGGCGAGGGCTATCCGTATGACGGTAAGCCGGCATATGAGATACCGGCGCGCAACATCATGCCCAAGCCACTGACCGACAGCGACTATTTCATTGCGCGCCACGGCTATGTCGCGCCGAGCAACCAGAAATTCTACAATGACGACCGCCTGAACCCTTATGCGTTCGACGAAGGCGACAAATTCTACTGGATCCGGCCCGGCGCGGTCGGCGGCAAGTCGCTGATCTGGGGGCGCTGGAGCTTCCGCTGGGCACCGGAGGACTTCGACGCCAACAAGCGCGACGGGATCGATGGCGAGTGGCCGATCGGCTATGACGACGTCGCGCCGTGGTACAGCTATGTCGAGAAATATATCGGCGTGTCGGGTTCGCGCGAAAACTTGCCGTATCTGCCCGACAGCGAGTTCCAGCCGCCCATTCCGATGAACGTTGCGGAGAAGTGGCTCAAGCAGAACCTGGAGAGCAAGTTCCCGGGCCGCAAGCTGATCAATACGCGCCTGTCCAACATGACCGAGGATAAGCCCGAGCAGAACCGTACCAAATGCCAGTTCCGCAACCAGTGCAGCAACGGCTGCTCGTTCGGCGCCTATTTCTCGACGCAGGCAGTGACGCTGCCCGCCGCGCGCGCGACGGGGCGGCTGACGCTGCGGTCCGACGCGGTGGTCACCAACCTCGAATATGATGCCGCCAAGAAGCGCGTCACCGGAGTCCGCTTCATCGACGCGAAGACGCGGCAGGCCGAAGTGATCAATGCCGACCTCGTCTTCCTGTGCGCGTCGGCGATGGCGTCGACTCAGATCCTGATGAACTCGCGCGCACCGGGCAGCGGCCGCAGCCATTTCGACGCGAGCGGGACGCTCGGCAAATATGTGATGGATCACATCTTCCGCGTCGGGATCCAGGGCGAGATCCCGGGGATGACCGACCTTATCGAATATGGCCGGCGCCCCGGGGGCGTTTACATCCCGCGTTTCCGCAACATCGGCGGCAACGAGGATGTCGGCTTCAAGCGCGGCTATGGTTATCAGGGCGGCGCGCGGCGCGATCCCGCATCGCCGGTCGGCTTCGGCGCGTCGATGAAGCACGGCATGCGCAAATATGGCGGTTGGAAATTCGGCATGGGCGCCTTCGGCGAATGCCTGCCCTACAAGGACAACAGCGTCTCGCTGCACGCCGGAAAAGTCGATCGCTTCGGCGTGCCGCTGATGCGCTTCGATGTGCGCTTCCGCGACAACGAGCTCAAGATGATGGCCGATGCCCGAACGCAGGGTGAGGCGATGCTCAAGGCCGCGGGGCTGCTCAACGTCACCAGCTCCGAGGACGAACATGTCCCCGGCGACGCCATCCACGAAATGGGCGGCGCGCGCATGGGCGTCGATCCGGGCAAGTCGGTGCTCAACGGCTGGAGCCAGGCGCACGACGCGCCGAACCTGTACGTGACCGACGGCGCGCAGATGGCATCGGTGTCGTGCGTGAACCCCTCGCTCACCTTCATGGCGCTGACCGCGCGCGCGGCCGATCATGCCGTGAAGGGGTTGCGCGGCGGCGCCGGATAA
- a CDS encoding LLM class flavin-dependent oxidoreductase, translated as MSSTKRQLALGVFLTRHGHHPGAWRQPGAASSGRPDFRYWAELAKTAERGKFDVAFFADFVGQAGDSTKGIERRHAFLDFEPLTLAAALAAVTDRIGLVATVNTNFDHPYSLARRFASLDHISGGRIGWNIVSSLADGAASSFGIDQPPSHAERYQRAAEFVDVARALWDSWEDDAFDHADRESGLYLDPKDVHPVKHDGRYFHLSSVLDVARPIQGHPVFAQAGNSEVGREFAAKYAEMIYAAAQFIEDAQGFYADVKRRMARYGRDPDTLKVMPGLSFAIGTSKQEAQDKFAALEAAVDFSGELNLMGQDVSGYPLDGPLPDLPEPENGKGRWRQLTALARRENLSIRQLFLRFNAVRGHRVVIGTPTDIADQIQDWFERGAADGFNLIPPLLPSSLDEFVDQVVPELQRRGLFRTEYAGTTLRDHLALPRPAIAAAAPTGLLSAA; from the coding sequence ATGTCCAGCACCAAGCGCCAGCTCGCCCTCGGGGTATTCCTCACGCGCCATGGCCACCATCCCGGTGCGTGGCGTCAGCCCGGCGCGGCCAGCAGCGGAAGGCCCGACTTCCGCTATTGGGCCGAGCTCGCCAAGACCGCCGAGCGCGGCAAGTTCGACGTCGCCTTCTTCGCCGATTTCGTCGGCCAGGCGGGTGACAGCACCAAGGGGATCGAGCGGCGCCACGCGTTCCTCGACTTCGAGCCGCTGACGCTCGCCGCGGCGCTCGCCGCGGTCACCGACAGGATCGGGCTGGTCGCGACGGTCAACACCAATTTCGACCATCCCTATTCGCTCGCGCGGCGCTTCGCCTCGCTCGACCACATTAGCGGCGGGCGGATCGGCTGGAACATCGTCTCCTCGCTCGCCGACGGCGCGGCGAGCAGCTTCGGGATCGACCAGCCGCCGAGCCATGCAGAGCGTTACCAGCGCGCCGCCGAGTTCGTCGATGTCGCGCGGGCTTTGTGGGACAGCTGGGAGGACGATGCGTTCGACCATGCCGATCGCGAGAGCGGGCTCTATCTCGATCCCAAGGACGTCCATCCGGTCAAGCATGACGGCCGCTATTTCCACCTCAGCAGCGTCCTCGACGTCGCCCGCCCGATCCAGGGCCACCCGGTGTTCGCGCAGGCGGGCAATTCGGAAGTCGGCCGCGAGTTCGCAGCCAAATATGCCGAGATGATCTACGCCGCCGCCCAGTTCATAGAGGATGCGCAGGGCTTCTACGCCGATGTGAAACGCAGGATGGCGCGCTATGGCCGCGATCCGGACACGCTCAAGGTGATGCCCGGCCTGTCCTTCGCGATCGGCACCAGCAAGCAGGAGGCGCAAGACAAGTTCGCCGCGCTCGAAGCCGCCGTCGATTTCTCGGGCGAGCTCAACCTGATGGGGCAGGACGTCAGCGGCTATCCGCTCGACGGTCCCCTTCCCGACCTCCCCGAGCCCGAGAACGGCAAGGGCCGCTGGCGCCAGCTCACCGCGCTCGCCCGCCGCGAGAATCTAAGCATCCGCCAGCTCTTCCTGCGCTTCAACGCGGTGCGCGGCCACCGCGTGGTGATCGGCACGCCCACCGACATCGCCGACCAGATCCAGGACTGGTTCGAGCGCGGCGCAGCCGACGGGTTCAACCTGATCCCGCCGCTGCTGCCGAGTTCGCTCGACGAGTTCGTCGACCAGGTCGTCCCCGAGCTCCAGCGCCGCGGGCTGTTCCGCACCGAATATGCCGGCACCACGCTGCGTGATCACCTTGCGCTGCCCCGCCCCGCAATCGCCGCCGCCGCCCCTACGGGCCTCCTCTCCGCCGCCTGA
- a CDS encoding ABC transporter substrate-binding protein has translation MANSLDTLWYTRCPVPTGLGIAIQQGWLEDAFKVQGTRVESILESNDFATRESHFSHKVRNSVRHGGNIPAISARALGRDTRLLGLSWADETQLILASPESRIENVRDLKGRRFGLPNWKHVEIDFTRAQALRGLENALSLEGLNVGDVELIDQNIESHYSDEPAARVAGTLAGRRGRNNNQEVVALLRGEVDAIFLKGAHGAQVAHQFGLTTVIDTGAHPEPLIRANNGTPRTLAIDGHLLDHHFDAAVTIVEQVLRAEAWAQDHPDEVRRYLARETNASEYWVSVAYGSDAQTRLRTDLAEQSLNALQDFTDFLHRWKFIPESFDVRQWADARPLEAAQNARIAV, from the coding sequence ATGGCCAATTCGCTCGACACGCTCTGGTATACGCGCTGCCCCGTCCCCACCGGGCTCGGCATCGCCATTCAGCAGGGCTGGCTGGAAGACGCATTCAAGGTGCAGGGCACCAGGGTCGAATCGATCCTCGAATCGAACGATTTCGCAACGCGCGAATCGCATTTCAGCCACAAGGTGCGCAATTCGGTGCGCCACGGCGGCAACATCCCCGCGATCAGCGCCCGCGCGCTCGGCCGCGACACGCGATTGCTCGGCCTCTCCTGGGCCGACGAGACCCAGCTGATCCTCGCCAGCCCCGAATCGCGGATCGAAAACGTCCGCGATCTCAAGGGCCGCCGCTTCGGCCTGCCCAACTGGAAGCATGTCGAGATCGACTTCACGCGCGCCCAGGCGCTGCGCGGGCTCGAGAATGCACTCAGCCTCGAAGGATTGAACGTCGGCGATGTCGAGCTGATCGATCAGAACATCGAGAGCCATTACAGCGACGAACCCGCCGCCCGGGTCGCCGGCACGCTCGCCGGCCGCCGCGGCCGCAACAACAACCAGGAAGTCGTCGCGTTGCTACGCGGCGAAGTCGATGCGATCTTCCTGAAGGGCGCCCATGGCGCGCAGGTCGCGCACCAGTTCGGCCTCACTACCGTGATCGATACCGGCGCGCATCCCGAGCCGCTGATCCGCGCCAATAACGGCACGCCCCGCACGCTCGCGATCGACGGGCATCTGCTCGACCATCATTTCGACGCGGCAGTGACGATCGTCGAGCAGGTGCTGCGCGCCGAGGCCTGGGCGCAGGATCATCCCGACGAGGTGCGCCGCTATCTGGCGCGCGAGACCAATGCGAGCGAATATTGGGTGTCGGTCGCCTATGGCAGCGACGCGCAGACCCGGCTGCGCACCGACCTCGCCGAGCAATCGCTCAACGCGCTGCAGGACTTCACCGACTTCCTCCACCGCTGGAAGTTCATTCCCGAAAGCTTCGACGTGCGGCAATGGGCCGATGCGCGTCCGCTCGAAGCCGCACAGAACGCCCGTATCGCCGTCTGA
- a CDS encoding HWE histidine kinase domain-containing protein gives MAEINTRVDLTNCDREPIHLLGAIQPVGFLVALSKDWLVARVSGNVGGFLGVEPQDMIGNPLSDFVPAQLIHDLRNRVALLSTPDAIERLFACKPTASDACFDAAIHVAGAQIILEFEPGVETNGDASGSVRAMIARLDTQPDVAAFYREGARQVRALLGYDRVMVYRFAADGAGEVVAEACKSGIGSFKGLHYPASDIPRQARALYKRNPLRLIRDVSQVPVAIVPALDANREPLDLSLSVLRSVSTIHIEYLKNMGVEASLSISILVDGELWGLFACHHYSPRSPTFERRSVAELFAQMFSMRLESRERRELVEYERRARDISDQLLGAVASDETLLKDPDWLADILTSAIPADGVAVWINGNYAFSGQTPPTDDFRRIVRALNATAAGKVFATDHIGSLVDKAESFSKTASGLLAIPISRSPRDYVVLFRSEMRESVRWAGDPHKPIDYGPNGPRLTPRESFAEWHELVEGKSVPFNASEQRVAETLRATLIEVVLRLADEAAAQRQHANARQELLIAELNHRVRNILGVIRGLVRQSQPDNDVVREFVSVVDGRIHSLARAHNQITDDHWGPAPLQALIDAEAAAFAAHKESSIYSEGPPILLNPQAYSSMALVVHELVTNSTKYGSLSGDGIVEFKWAREENGDLTLTWSESGGPAVKAPTRKGFGTTIIKRSVPYDLGGSAAIDYDPAGVQARFCIPARHVSEPRVVKGPEVRLPRKNHPPHPSQAPAKPDLLAGLSVLLVEDSLIIALDAEDILVRFGASIETASTPEAAHDMLDGWKPDFAILDINLGDQTSFGIADRLSDLGVPFFFASGYGEQANLPDEHRVRAVVQKPYTTHNIARASEELLGLD, from the coding sequence GTGGCAGAAATCAATACTCGCGTCGATCTGACCAACTGCGATCGAGAGCCCATTCACCTCCTCGGCGCCATCCAGCCGGTGGGTTTCCTGGTTGCGCTGAGCAAGGATTGGCTGGTCGCCCGCGTTTCGGGAAATGTCGGCGGGTTCCTGGGGGTCGAGCCACAGGATATGATCGGAAATCCGCTATCCGATTTCGTCCCCGCGCAGCTCATCCATGATCTCAGGAACCGCGTCGCGCTGCTGTCCACGCCCGACGCCATTGAGCGGCTGTTCGCGTGCAAGCCGACAGCGAGCGACGCATGTTTCGACGCCGCGATTCATGTCGCCGGCGCGCAGATCATCCTCGAGTTCGAGCCGGGGGTCGAGACCAACGGCGACGCCAGCGGCTCAGTCCGCGCGATGATCGCCCGGCTGGACACCCAGCCCGACGTCGCCGCCTTCTACCGCGAAGGCGCTCGCCAGGTACGCGCGCTGCTCGGCTACGACCGCGTCATGGTCTATCGGTTTGCGGCCGATGGCGCTGGCGAAGTCGTCGCCGAAGCGTGCAAGTCCGGGATCGGTTCGTTCAAGGGCCTGCATTACCCGGCCAGCGACATCCCCCGGCAGGCGCGTGCGCTCTACAAGCGCAACCCGCTGCGGCTGATCCGCGACGTCAGTCAGGTGCCGGTGGCGATTGTCCCGGCGCTCGACGCCAATCGCGAGCCGCTCGACCTGTCGCTGTCGGTGCTGCGATCGGTGTCCACGATCCATATCGAGTATCTGAAGAACATGGGGGTGGAGGCATCGCTGTCGATCTCGATCCTCGTCGATGGCGAGCTGTGGGGCCTGTTCGCCTGCCATCATTATTCCCCCCGTTCGCCGACGTTCGAGCGCCGCTCGGTCGCCGAGCTTTTCGCGCAGATGTTCTCGATGCGGCTGGAGAGCCGCGAACGCCGCGAACTGGTGGAGTATGAGCGCAGGGCACGCGACATTTCCGACCAGCTGCTCGGCGCAGTCGCGTCGGACGAAACGCTCCTCAAGGATCCGGACTGGCTCGCGGACATCCTGACCAGCGCCATCCCCGCCGATGGCGTCGCCGTGTGGATCAACGGCAATTATGCCTTTTCCGGCCAGACTCCGCCGACCGACGATTTCCGCCGCATCGTCCGCGCGCTCAATGCGACTGCGGCCGGCAAGGTATTCGCCACCGACCATATCGGATCGTTGGTCGACAAGGCGGAAAGTTTCTCCAAGACCGCGTCGGGATTGCTGGCGATCCCGATCTCGCGCTCGCCTCGAGACTATGTCGTCCTGTTCCGCTCGGAAATGCGCGAAAGCGTGCGCTGGGCCGGCGACCCGCACAAGCCGATCGACTATGGCCCCAACGGGCCGCGCCTCACCCCGCGCGAAAGCTTCGCCGAGTGGCACGAACTGGTCGAGGGCAAGTCCGTACCGTTCAATGCATCGGAGCAGCGCGTCGCCGAGACGCTGCGCGCGACTTTGATCGAAGTCGTCCTGAGGCTGGCGGACGAAGCCGCCGCGCAACGTCAGCACGCCAATGCCCGTCAGGAGCTGTTGATCGCGGAGCTCAACCACCGGGTTCGCAACATCCTGGGGGTAATTCGCGGGCTGGTCCGCCAATCGCAGCCGGATAACGACGTCGTGCGCGAGTTCGTCAGCGTCGTCGATGGCCGCATCCATTCGCTCGCGCGCGCGCACAACCAGATCACCGACGATCATTGGGGGCCTGCTCCGCTTCAGGCGCTGATCGACGCCGAAGCGGCGGCGTTCGCCGCGCACAAGGAAAGCTCGATTTATTCGGAAGGGCCACCGATCCTGCTAAACCCGCAAGCCTATTCATCGATGGCGCTGGTCGTCCACGAACTGGTCACCAACTCGACCAAATATGGCAGCCTGTCCGGCGACGGCATCGTCGAATTCAAATGGGCGCGGGAAGAGAATGGCGATCTCACGCTGACCTGGTCCGAAAGCGGTGGGCCGGCGGTGAAGGCGCCGACCCGCAAAGGCTTCGGCACCACGATCATCAAGCGCTCGGTCCCCTATGACCTCGGAGGATCCGCAGCGATCGACTACGACCCTGCCGGCGTCCAGGCGCGCTTCTGCATCCCCGCACGCCACGTCTCCGAGCCGAGGGTCGTGAAGGGACCGGAGGTTCGGCTCCCGCGTAAGAACCACCCGCCGCACCCGTCACAGGCGCCGGCAAAGCCCGACCTTCTCGCCGGCCTGTCGGTCCTGCTTGTCGAAGACAGCCTGATCATCGCACTCGATGCCGAGGACATCCTCGTCCGCTTCGGCGCCAGCATCGAAACCGCGTCCACGCCCGAAGCCGCCCATGACATGCTGGACGGCTGGAAGCCCGACTTCGCCATCCTCGACATCAATCTGGGCGACCAGACCAGTTTCGGGATCGCCGATCGGCTGAGCGACCTGGGCGTGCCGTTCTTCTTCGCCTCGGGCTATGGCGAGCAGGCCAATCTCCCGGACGAGCATCGCGTGCGTGCGGTGGTGCAGAAGCCCTACACCACCCACAATATCGCACGCGCTTCGGAAGAACTGCTCGGGCTCGACTAG
- a CDS encoding ABC transporter ATP-binding protein encodes MTTTAPETVASGAPLLRCLAIYRRMPIRFALTATMLFAVNLALIAQQGLVGQAVHEAGIGKLVVVGPAGLDYSRAWFWVALLLGLSAARAVVQYGAGLLSLAIGQELLTHLRERILIQVQRLDLTYHWRHGVGEMVTRMTRDADKVRDALINFWRQMFETGVVVLISVSLLAWYSPWLGIVPLALMLGGIATLAAQADALVLLDRKIGAAYDAVTQDLSEGVHGVRVIKAFGLQGARIARFDTHIATFRRETRKAIAHAARSVPLPQAVIALGHAWVLGYGAWLVGHGRLDLGALVGALLVVNTLVLRIEGIAALLQIVADARASAARIWEVLDAEPEIVSGTQPLPAGTLGCRLDHVSVAPLGDGAAVLHNLSLNIEPGEIVALVGSTGSGKSILTALFPRLIEAAAGTVQVGSNQAGWRDVRDLDLTELRRRVHVLPQECFLFSDTLAANLRVTAPHASDAELEAALEAAAAGELLDRLPDGLQTKVGDRGITLSGGQRQRLCLARALLADADLLILDDATSALDAATERRAIANIRNRRNAATRPVTMLIVSSRLPTILAADRVVMLADGGIAAEGMHAELVASSPAYRGLMGL; translated from the coding sequence ATGACGACCACCGCGCCGGAGACGGTCGCCTCCGGCGCGCCCTTGCTGCGCTGCCTCGCGATCTATCGCCGCATGCCGATCCGCTTCGCGCTTACCGCTACGATGCTGTTCGCCGTGAACCTTGCGCTGATCGCGCAGCAGGGGCTGGTCGGGCAGGCGGTGCATGAGGCGGGGATCGGAAAGCTGGTCGTCGTCGGCCCCGCCGGGCTCGACTATAGCCGGGCGTGGTTCTGGGTCGCGCTGCTGCTCGGACTCTCGGCGGCGCGCGCGGTGGTCCAATACGGCGCCGGGCTGCTGTCGCTGGCAATCGGACAGGAATTGCTCACCCATCTGCGCGAGCGAATCCTGATCCAGGTCCAGCGGCTCGACCTCACCTATCACTGGCGCCACGGCGTCGGCGAAATGGTCACCCGGATGACCCGCGACGCCGACAAGGTTCGCGATGCGCTGATCAACTTCTGGCGCCAGATGTTCGAAACCGGCGTGGTCGTGCTCATCTCGGTCTCGCTGCTCGCCTGGTACTCGCCGTGGCTCGGCATCGTACCGCTCGCCTTGATGCTCGGCGGGATCGCGACGCTAGCCGCGCAGGCCGACGCGCTGGTGTTGCTCGATCGCAAGATCGGCGCGGCCTATGACGCCGTAACCCAGGATCTGTCGGAGGGCGTCCACGGCGTCCGGGTGATCAAGGCGTTCGGGCTGCAAGGCGCCCGCATTGCCCGCTTCGACACGCACATCGCTACCTTCCGCCGCGAAACCCGCAAGGCGATCGCCCACGCCGCGCGCAGCGTCCCGCTCCCACAAGCCGTCATCGCGCTCGGCCATGCCTGGGTGCTCGGCTATGGCGCCTGGCTGGTCGGTCACGGCCGGCTCGATCTCGGGGCGCTGGTCGGCGCCCTGCTCGTCGTCAACACGCTGGTGCTGCGCATCGAAGGCATTGCCGCGTTGCTCCAGATCGTCGCCGACGCCCGCGCCTCGGCGGCGCGGATCTGGGAAGTGCTCGATGCCGAACCCGAAATCGTCTCGGGCACGCAGCCTCTGCCCGCCGGGACGCTCGGCTGCCGCCTGGACCATGTCTCGGTCGCCCCGCTCGGCGACGGCGCCGCAGTCCTGCACAACCTCTCGCTCAACATCGAGCCTGGCGAGATCGTCGCGCTGGTAGGGTCCACCGGGTCGGGAAAGAGCATCCTCACTGCGCTCTTCCCGCGCCTGATCGAGGCAGCGGCCGGCACAGTGCAGGTTGGCTCCAACCAAGCGGGCTGGCGCGACGTGCGCGACCTCGACCTCACCGAACTGCGCCGCCGCGTTCACGTCCTCCCGCAGGAATGCTTCCTCTTCTCGGACACGCTCGCCGCCAATCTCCGCGTCACCGCGCCCCACGCCAGCGACGCCGAACTCGAAGCCGCGCTCGAAGCGGCCGCGGCGGGCGAACTGCTCGATCGCCTGCCCGATGGCCTCCAAACCAAGGTCGGCGACCGCGGCATCACGCTTTCCGGCGGCCAGCGCCAGCGGCTCTGCCTCGCCCGCGCCTTGCTCGCCGATGCCGACCTGCTGATCCTGGACGACGCGACCAGCGCGCTCGACGCCGCCACCGAACGCCGCGCGATCGCCAATATTCGCAACCGCCGCAACGCCGCCACTCGACCCGTGACGATGCTGATCGTATCGAGCCGCCTGCCGACGATCCTCGCCGCCGACCGCGTCGTCATGCTCGCCGATGGCGGGATCGCCGCGGAGGGCATGCACGCCGAACTGGTCGCGTCCAGCCCGGCCTATCGCGGGCTGATGGGGCTATGA